From Halorientalis litorea:
CGACCAGGGATACATGGACGCCGACGCCGCCCTCCGGCGGCTTCGGAGCCACATCGACGAGCTGCGCGAGGAGGACTGAACACGCGCCGCTCTGGAGCGGGACGCTTTAGAGGGCAGAGGCCGCGGTAGCGGGTATGACAGAGTTCTCGCACCGCATCGAGCAAGTCTCCATCTCGGGCATCCGCGAGGTGTTCGAGGCCGCCGGTGAGGACGCCATCAACCTCGGTCTCGGGCAACCGGACTTCCCGACGCCCGACCACGCGCGGCAGGCCGCCATCGACGCCATCGAGGCCGGAAAGGCCGACGGCTACACCTCGAACAAGGGCACGCTCGAACTCCGTGAGGCACTCTCGGCGAAGTACGACCGCGATTACGGGCTGGCCCTCGACCCCGAGCAGTTCATCGCCACCGCCGGCGGGAGCGAAGCCCTCCACGTCGCGCTGGAAGCTCACGTCGACCCGGGCGAACAGGTCATCTATCCCGACCCCGGGTTCGTCTCCTACAACGCGCTCACCCACCTCGCCGACGGCGAGCCTAAGCCGGTACCGCTGCGCGAGGACCTGACGATGGACCCGGCCACCGTCGAGGAGGCTATCACCGACGAGACGGCCGTGTTCGTCGTCAACAGCCCCGCCAATCCGACGGGGGCGGTGCAGTCGCCCGAGGACATGCGCGAGTTCGCTCGCATCGCCGACGAACACGACGTACTCTGTCTCTCCGACGAGGTGTACGAACACATCGTCTTCGAGGGCGAACACCGCTCGCCGCTGGAGTTCGCCGAAACGGACAACGTGGTCGTCGTCGGTGCCTGCTCGAAGACGTACTCGATGACGGGCTGGCGGCTCGGCTGGGTGACCGGCAGCGAGCGACGCGTCGAGCGGATGCTTCGCGCCCACCAGTACGGGCAAGCCTGCGCGACGGCGGCCTCCCAGTACGCCGCCGAAGCCGCACTCTCCGGGCCGCAGGACCCCGTGGCGGAGATGGTCACTGCCTTCGAGGAGCGGCGGGACGTGTTGCTGGACGGCCTCGAAGACATGGGACTGGACTGTCCGACGCCGAAGGGCGCGTTCTACGCGATGCCGTCGGTCCCCGAGGGCTGGGTCGACGAAGTCATCGACCACGGTGTCGTCGTCGTCCCGGGCGACGCCTTCGGCGGGGGCGGGGCAGGGTCCGCTCGCATCTCCTACGCTGTCGGCACCGAGACGCTGAAGGAGGCACTGGAACTCATGGGCGACGCCACGGCCGCCGTCCGCTGAGGCGGGTCACTCCCGGTGACTGGAGAGCCGTTGTGCGGTCTACATTTATCTTCGTCCGACCCGTGGTAGTGTCTATGGCACTCTCCCGCCACGGAACGGGCGTCGGTGCGGCGGTTCGCGCCTTCAGGTCGCAGGTTCACCCGGTGTTCATGCTCCCGCCGGTGGCCGCGTCGTGGTTCGGCGCGGTGTTGTCGGGCCGACTCTCGATCCCGCTCGGCGCGCTCCACGCGACGGCCGTCTTCGCGGCACTGTACACCGCCCACGTCAAGGACGGCTACGTCGACTTCCACGTCCGTGGCGAGGACGACGACCACCCGTTGACGGCTGCTGGCTGTCGGTCCGCCCTCGCCGGCGCGACGCTCGTGTTCGGTGCGTGCTTCGTCGCCATCGCCGTTCTTGTCGGCCCAGTTGCCGCCCTGCTGACCGCCCCGGGGTGGGTCATCGGCTACCTCCACGCGCCACAACTCGACATGAATCCCGTCACCGCGACGGCGGGCTATCCGGCCGGCATCGCCCTCGCCCTCGTCGGCGGGTACTACGTACAGGTACAGGCACTCTCCGCGACAGTCGTCGCGTTCGCCGCCGTCTTCCTCGTCGTCCTCTCGGGCATCAAGGTGATAGACGACGCCAAGGACTACGACTACGACCGCACCATCGGCAAGCGCACCGTCGCCGTCGTCCTCGGCCGGTCACGCGCCCGGACGACGGCGTACCTCCTGATGGCCGTCGGAATGGGGGGCGTCCTCGCGCTGGCGGTGGCGTCCGTGTTCCCGCCCGGCACCGCCCTCGCGCCCGTCGTCTTCGGCGGCGTGGCCCTGCTGACCGTCCGTGCCGGCCCCGAGCGGTCGACGATGCTCCTCATCAGGGGGTCGTACCTGTTCCTCGCAGTGCTGGTCGCGTCGGTGTGGTTCCGGCCGCTATGACGCGGTACTGACGATTCTGATGACGTCGCCCTCTTCGAGTTCGTGGTCGTCGCTCACGTCCCGCTTGGAGCGGGCGTCGACGGCGTGGAGGTAGCCGTCGCCGATGTCCGAGTGGACGGCGTAGGCGAGGTCCGTCGGCGTCGCTCCCTCCGGGAGCAGGTGCGCGTCGGGGAGGACGTTACCGGTGCCGTCGGTCCACTTCGACTCGTTCTGGACCGGGTAGACGGTAATCTGGTCGAGCAAGTCGTAGACAGCCGTGTCCAGAGCCGTCTGGACGCCGGTGCCACCCCACTGTGCCATCACGTCGCGGATGCGTTCGAGACCCTCCCGTTGGCCGTCACTCACGTCGCCGACCACCTCGAAATCCGCGTCGCCGGGGTCGTAGTCCACGACGCCCGCCTCGGCCCCGTTGCGGAGGGCCAACTCGCCGTCGGCGGTGGCGGGGACGACGTACTCGGCGGCCTCGCGCAGGCGTTCGACGTTACCCTCCGGCGCGATGTCCGCCTTGTTCGCGACGACGACGATGGGCTTGGTGCGCTCGCGGATGTCCCGGGCCAGTGCCTCGCGGTGCTCGTCGGTCCACGCGATGGGGTCCTCGGGGTACTCCAGCGCTCGGAGCGACCGGGCCACGTCCAAGTCAGTCGCGCCGACGCCTGTCAGCAACTCGGCGAGTGCCTCGTCGATGTCGAAGTCGGGCGACCGGGACTGGCGTTCGACCGTCTCCCAGTTGCGGTCGACGATGCTCGCCAGCCAGAGGTTCATCTCCTCCTCGACGAAATCCACGTCCTCGACCGGGTCGTGTTCACCCACCTCGACGGGTTCGCCCTCCTCGTTGGTCGCGCCGGCGGCGTCCACGACGTTGAGAATCACGTCGGCGTTCGAGAGTTCGTCGAGGAACTGGTTGCCCAACCCCCGCCCCTCGTGGGCACCGGGGACCAGTCCGGCCACGTCGAGCAGTTCCACGGGGACGTAGCGTTTCCCGTCACGGCAGTTCTCGTTGCCACAGTGCTCGTCGCGCTCCAGACATGGGCACTCCGTGCGGACGTGGCTGACGCCACGGTTCGGGTCGATGGTGGTAAACGGGTAGTTCCCCACGTCAACTTCGGCCCGTGTCGCGGCCGTGTAAAACGTCGACTTCCCGGCGTTTGGTTTGCCGGCGAGCGCGACCGAAAGCATGCCCGGTCGTA
This genomic window contains:
- a CDS encoding pyridoxal phosphate-dependent aminotransferase encodes the protein MTEFSHRIEQVSISGIREVFEAAGEDAINLGLGQPDFPTPDHARQAAIDAIEAGKADGYTSNKGTLELREALSAKYDRDYGLALDPEQFIATAGGSEALHVALEAHVDPGEQVIYPDPGFVSYNALTHLADGEPKPVPLREDLTMDPATVEEAITDETAVFVVNSPANPTGAVQSPEDMREFARIADEHDVLCLSDEVYEHIVFEGEHRSPLEFAETDNVVVVGACSKTYSMTGWRLGWVTGSERRVERMLRAHQYGQACATAASQYAAEAALSGPQDPVAEMVTAFEERRDVLLDGLEDMGLDCPTPKGAFYAMPSVPEGWVDEVIDHGVVVVPGDAFGGGGAGSARISYAVGTETLKEALELMGDATAAVR
- a CDS encoding redox-regulated ATPase YchF, producing the protein MLSVALAGKPNAGKSTFYTAATRAEVDVGNYPFTTIDPNRGVSHVRTECPCLERDEHCGNENCRDGKRYVPVELLDVAGLVPGAHEGRGLGNQFLDELSNADVILNVVDAAGATNEEGEPVEVGEHDPVEDVDFVEEEMNLWLASIVDRNWETVERQSRSPDFDIDEALAELLTGVGATDLDVARSLRALEYPEDPIAWTDEHREALARDIRERTKPIVVVANKADIAPEGNVERLREAAEYVVPATADGELALRNGAEAGVVDYDPGDADFEVVGDVSDGQREGLERIRDVMAQWGGTGVQTALDTAVYDLLDQITVYPVQNESKWTDGTGNVLPDAHLLPEGATPTDLAYAVHSDIGDGYLHAVDARSKRDVSDDHELEEGDVIRIVSTAS
- a CDS encoding UbiA family prenyltransferase; its protein translation is MALSRHGTGVGAAVRAFRSQVHPVFMLPPVAASWFGAVLSGRLSIPLGALHATAVFAALYTAHVKDGYVDFHVRGEDDDHPLTAAGCRSALAGATLVFGACFVAIAVLVGPVAALLTAPGWVIGYLHAPQLDMNPVTATAGYPAGIALALVGGYYVQVQALSATVVAFAAVFLVVLSGIKVIDDAKDYDYDRTIGKRTVAVVLGRSRARTTAYLLMAVGMGGVLALAVASVFPPGTALAPVVFGGVALLTVRAGPERSTMLLIRGSYLFLAVLVASVWFRPL